The Rhineura floridana isolate rRhiFlo1 chromosome 14, rRhiFlo1.hap2, whole genome shotgun sequence genomic sequence ctgcttactcacgacgccactaactgtttgaagctgggaactaaacttgttttgttttcctgaacatatacgagataaggcaggctgtactgtctacactgatgtctgcaagcctgaaatattaacccaattgtggctgaaataattttttgtttttgtggttttaagaatgacaaccaggaaagtgactgagaccatggaagaaattatgtttcagaaaataatgagtgagattgagataacgaaacaaaccctgagacagggtagacaggagatgaaaattgaacttagcaaaatgatgcaggagtttaaagaaataggagattctgtgaaagaggattttgacgggattagagatgagaaaagaaaaattaaagggaagatacaagccatggagactggaacaaatgaggaattggaaaaagatctggagtttacggatgttagaaatcaagtttactgtttggaattcaacgttgtctctgaagaaactaatgaagatattagtgataaagttatcaacgtcttggataattttcttgactggaatgatgtgatggagcttgacatagaaaaaatctatggaattaattacaaatatgtgacaatggaaaaactcttaagagatgagccagtgcattttgtaaaaaagaagagcagagaagtgactttacaacaatatttcagcaacatattcagaattgatggcaaggacatatttgtgatgggggaaattcccatcagactcttgttatatgactatggctatgacagcaagatcatcatgagatactgataatggatgaatggatactgaaaccactggatttaacaggactattgaagatggaagatggaattaatattgataatggaagaatggctatggaaattattggacctaacagatttgatgagatggattaatcgatatgtttatttggattatggctatgacaacaagattattatgggatactgataatggaagaacggctactgaaattactggacttaacaggattattgaagatggaagatggaattaatatagataatggaggaatggctattgaaattattggacctaacagatttgaatcagatggattaagcgacatgtttatttggagaaaaattgaaagatatttctctcaaggaattgaaatcgctcttggactttttgtggaaagaataaagtaatgtttatgagatttgatgattaattaagataactactggaggaaagtgattttgtaatataattttagagacaggattgttatatattgtagacctatggttgatcggaagtcaacattttattttattgtataattgtttttgttttgttttgttttttgtttttgaaaatttgaataaaaattaataataaaaaaagcccctgttgaagctgcccccaccatctgtgagtgggtgtaggaacctatccgtattctttccatgttattcctacctctggtaccaaagtttctgttaaagaagtaatgtccaggagtgcatctactttgttaactgaagtattgctgcataTAAAGTAAGTTGCCCATAGCCATCTAACTCTAGACAAAATAAAGTCATGCCAGACTGGAAAAGAAGAGGCCTGTCCTCCTTGGGAAATACTACACTTCATCTGAGGGCCGTCGCATACTAGGTGGAAGAGTGCAATGGTTTGCCCAACAAATATgttttacaacattaaatacactTAAGAAACAGTTGGCAGAGACTACATACATAAGAGAAGTCCATGATGCTGTATGCTCTTTTTCCTaacattctaaaaacaacaatctgtacatctttaaaataaatagtgTGCTACAGATGATAGCCAGAGTCAGTAACTTGCACCCTTGGGCAGACCAGGGAGGCCCCACTGTGAATCCTGTGCTCTGAGTGCTAGGTGGTTTAATGCCACTATTTAAATTTTCTACAATGCCCCAGAGTACCCCCAATATAGTGTTGGTCTGGGACATTTGGGGAAATTCATATGTCAACTCCTGGCACTGCTCCCCACCAGGATTTCttggggcaccagtggaggaagGAGTCCACCAAAGGGCACAATGGCAAGGGCCCCCTTACACCTGGAGCCTGCCCGATGATATCTGTAGAATATGTGCCATATGTTATGAACCACTGTCTGGAAATGGGAAAAGCTCATAAAATCTTATGTCATTCATGTAAAACTTTTCTCCTAATAGGATGAGAAAAATCAATTGATGACAACAAATGTTTGGTTGAAGCAGGTGAGTAGTATATTGTGAAAAAGAGTTGATGATGGTGATTATCATCATCTTGCTTTGGaatgctgcaatccagtacacactaaCCTGGGAATAAATTGAATTCATGGGGATTACTTTTAAATAGACTTATATACAATGCACTGTAAAGTAAATACAAGGTAAAGACTGCAACCTGGGTATGAATTAAAAGGCAAAGCAcattaatatattatttatttatttattttatacccctcctttcttttcatcatagatacccaaggcagcttacatatggttcccaggtggtctcctgtccagtcactgaccagacctgaccctgcttagcttcagcagggtgctggcctcatgtgtcttcagaccaaaGCCTGGGACATACTTGCTTGTATGTTCATTCTGTGCTAAAAGACACTTGCAGAAATACCATAAACCTTCCCATGGAAAAGATTATTGGataaaattgttttttattttttttaattggaagaaAGTATGATGATACGATCTGAGGTCATAAAATAGTTACTTGTACAGTTTTTCTCTGGCTGTGTGAAGAAACCACAAACAAAAAAGTATGTCCTATTGTGACTTTATCATAGGGGCATGCATATGCTGGTATTTACTAAGTAAAAGCCTTTTGAGGGGTTAGTACATTTACAGAGTGCTGGATACTTTAGATATTACTTTTCATATTAGCTGCTTCAAGGTAATTGTTTATAAATTAAACttatctttaaaaatcttttactcTCTTTGTAGGAATGGGTTGATGTAAAACTGAAGTGGGATCCTAAAGACTATGCAGGAATAACATCTATCCGTGTCCCTTCAGATTCCATATGGATTCAAGAACATAGCTTTGTATGACAAGTAAGCATTTAAtgccttttaaatataattattaCTATTCTACAAACTTAAGAGATCAAATAATttcattgttgtattttgacattcCTAGAGTTGAGagcatttttttctaaaatgatATGTTCAGTACAATGTAGCATGGCATTCATGTACAGTTTTAAAAGTTATAATCATAATTTCAAAAGAGTGGTAGTTTCAAACCATGAAATCAATTCTATTTGCCAGACAGATGAAGAATATCCTGCAGTTATGTGTGCTGAGTGGTGAAACAGACCTGCAAACATCACCTGAGTtatttacattttattaaatGGCACAGATGGTTAATAAAAAATCTCACAGTCTTTGTTAGATAAAGGaagtgaaaaggaaaaaagactCTTTAGCCATTCTTTTTGGAGAGGAATGCAGAGGCAAAATTAGAATGCTATGGGATGCAATGAAATTCAGGCAGAACAGTAGTACTGCAGGTGCAAGGTGAGGGTGTAATGACTTCTTAAAACTGGAGATGATGTCTTCAGGAAGTTTTGGAGCTAAGCTTTCCTGTTCCTGCTACAAATgttgctacagtagggccccactcatacggcaggttaggttccagacccacaCTGAAAAGCGAAAATCGCCAAACATAGGCCATCCAGAAAGAGAGCAAATGAGCGAAGCCTGCTGCTGTGCCAgcacaatcagctgtagtgcgatcagctgtagctcggggagcttcaggggccaagtgctgtcagctggagtgcagcggctggagctccttgcgctacagctgatcgcactgGGACAATAGCAGGCTtccatcagctgtagcgcagagAGTTCCAGCTGCCATGCTCCAGCTggcagcgcttggcccctgaagctccctgtgctacagctgattgcatgctacagctgatcgatcaGCTATAGCGCGGGGAGCTCTAGCCGCCATGCTTCAGCTGACAGCGCTtagcccctgaagctccccatgctacagctgatcgtgcaCACCGCTGctcccagaggaggaggagaagggcggAGGACAGGGCtcgtgccgtattagcagaacgccgaagaGTGGggtgccgaaaagtggggccctactgtacttctttACTGCAGAACTTTGTATACCACCTTAGCAGCCGTGTCATATTGGCACCCTCCGTTGTAGCCTTAGGATTAAACAGATCACCTAGATTCCTAGAACCAACTCATTTGTATGAGTTTGCAAGAAATAATAAAAGGGCATTATTAATGATCCTGACATTCATGATGAATCTCTGTGCTATTTAATATAATCTTCAGTATAATTTTCGTAACCCTAACTGTATTGACAAATTCTCAACATGATGTAAATCAATTAAATATATCACTAACAAAAAATAATGACTGAAATTGGTTTGAATAATTATCTTCAGCTTGTGAAAAGCCTATTTAGCAATGCCAGTTTTAATGCAGTGAGTGCATTGCTTGTTGGCTTCAGACCAAATGCAAAAATAATTTCTTCTTTGTTGTCTCACATGTGAGTTCTCAAGGtagagttatatatatatatatataaacataattgtgattaaccaaacagaggtttttattatattaacaaaacgtttcagcttccgccttcatcagctgctaacatacaaatcacacacacacactgctcctAATGGCTAAGCAGTCTTTCTTACTTTCAAAATCTTTCCACTTgagaaaataaataatgcatgtAGCTTTCAAGCGAAGAGTGTCACAGTAAACATCTGAAAATAACCAAGTAAAATGTAAGCTATTTATGGAAAATAGCTTCAGcatgttatatttttaataacttCTCAGTGAATATTTTTGCAGTGCAGATGGTCGTTTTGAAGGAACATCTACAAAAACAGTACTGAAACATGATggcacagttgcttggaatccACCAGCAAATTATAAAAGCTCCTGTACCATAGATGTCACTTACTTTCCATTTGACCTCCAAAACTGCTCCATGAAATTTGGATCCTGGACTTATGATGGCTCACAAGTTGATATAATTCTAGTAGATGATGAAGTTGACAAGAGAGTTTTCTTTGACAATGGAGAATGGGAAATAGTAACTGCAACTGGGATCAGAGGGAACAGAACGGATGGATGTTGCTGGTATCCATTTATTACCTACTCATTTATAATTAGACGTTTGCCTCTCTTTTATACACTGTTCCTTATTATTCCCTGTATAGGGTTGTCATTCTTAACTGTCCTTGTCTTCTATCTTCCATCTTATGAAGGTGAGAAAATTTCTCTGTGCACATCAGTGCTGGTGTCTTTAACTGTCTTCTCGTCATCGAAGAAATCACACCATCATCTTCTAAAGTTATACCTCTTATTGGCGAGTACTTGGTATTCACAATGATTTTCGTTACATTATCCATTATAATAACTGTCTTTGCTATTAATGTTCATCACCAATCCTCATCTACGCACAATGCGATGGCACCTTGGGTCTGCAAGATATTTCTTCACAAACTCCCCAAACTACTTTGTATGAAAAGCCATGTAGATAGGTACTTCGTTCAGGAGGAGGAGGCCAACAATACCAATGGTTCTGAGGCCTCTAGGATTACCTTGGAAGCAGCCTTAAATTCTATCCGATATATTACACGGCACATTGTCAAAGAGAATAAAGTACGTGAGGTGTGTGTATTAACTATGTTGCATTCAACTGTCAAGGCTGGAAGTCTGGAACAAGAGCACATGCAGTTGTGGAGTAGGTCAAGTAAAATCCTAACCCGTTTGTTTCAAATATACTTTGCTCTGGAAATACCTAGTATTTTCAAATGCTGTGATCTCTAATAGAAGTAAAAATGTAACTTCTACATGAGAACCATTTTAAAGCAGAAAGTGGATACTTTCAGAGGCAATCcacaaataataattttaaatttcATATATCTGTGGTGCAAGGAGTTCACTCCCCCCTTTTCAAATCATATATGGGTATTCCTTAGAAATAACCATTTTGTAGTGGTGTAAACATAGACGCAATAAGTtactttaaaatacaatgtttTGGACAATTTAATTTTACATATAGCCCAAGAGCAGGCTATTTAAGCTTgctttaagaacacaagaagagcctgctggatcaggccagtggcccatctaatccagcatcctgttctcacagtggccaaccaggtgcctgggggaagcccgcaagcaggacccgagtgcaagaacactctcccctcctgaggcttccggcaactggttttcagaagcatgctgcctctgactagggtggcagagcacagccatcacggctagtagccattgatagccctgtcctccatgaatttgtctaatcttcttttaaagccatccaagctggtggccattactgcatcttgtgggagcaaattccatagtttaactatgcgctgagtaaagaagtacttccttttgtctgtcctgaatcttcccaacattcagcttctttgaatgtccacgagttctagtattatgagagagggagaagaacttttctctatccactttctcaatgccatgcataattttatacacttctatcatgtctcctctgacctgccttttctctaaactaaaaaggccccaatgctgcaacctttccttgtaagggagtcgctccatccccttgatcgttctggttgccctcttctgaaccttttccaactctataatatcctttttgagatgaggcgaccagaactgtacacagtattccaaatgcggccgcaccatagatttatacaacggcattatgatattggctgttttattttcaatacctttcctaattattgctagcatggaatttgcctttttcacagctgctgcacactgggttgacattttcatcgtgctgtccactacaaccccgaggtctctctcctggtcggtcaccgccagttcagtccccatgagcgtatatgtgaaattcagattttttgctccaatatgcataattttacacttgtttatattgaattgcatttgccatttttccgcccattcactcagtttggagaggtctttttggagctcttcacaatccctttttgttttaacaaccctgaacaatttagtgtcgtcagcaaacttggccacttcactgctcactcctaattctaggtcattaatgaacaagttgaaaagtacaggt encodes the following:
- the CHRNA5 gene encoding LOW QUALITY PROTEIN: neuronal acetylcholine receptor subunit alpha-5 (The sequence of the model RefSeq protein was modified relative to this genomic sequence to represent the inferred CDS: deleted 1 base in 1 codon), yielding MAEFGLRVVLPLGGHPLPTCLLFQLLLLPHLLEGTLESGGVGAPFLGNVRSAGTSEPSFIAKSEDRLFKYLFDDYERWVCPVEHLNDTIKVKFGLAISQLVDVDEKNQLMTTNVWLKQEWVDVKLKWDPKDYAGITSIRVPSDSIWIQEIALYDNADGRFEGTSTKTVLKHDGTVAWNPPANYKSSCTIDVTYFPFDLQNCSMKFGSWTYDGSQVDIILVDDEVDKRVFFDNGEWEIVTATGIRGNRTDGCCWYPFITYSFIIRRLPLFYTLFLIIPCIGLSFLTVLVFYLPSYEGEKISLCTSVLVSLTVFSSSKKSHHHLLKLYLLLVVEDWKFIAQLCLGRVCLELCQRRARIENAV